One segment of Prionailurus bengalensis isolate Pbe53 chromosome X, Fcat_Pben_1.1_paternal_pri, whole genome shotgun sequence DNA contains the following:
- the BEX3 gene encoding protein BEX3 isoform X1: protein MANIHQENQEMEQPMQNGEEDRPLGGGEGHQPAGNNRRGQARRLAPNFRWAIPNRQVNDGMGGDGDDMEMFMEEMREIRRKLRELQLRNCLRILMGELSNHHDHHDEFCLMP from the coding sequence atggCAAATATCCACcaggaaaaccaagaaatggaGCAGCCCATGCAGAATGGAGAGGAAGACCGCCCTTTGGGAGGGGGCGAAGGCCACCAACCTGCAGGAAATAATAGACGGGGACAGGCTCGCCGACTTGCTCCTAATTTTCGATGGGCCATACCCAATAGGCAGGTCAATGATGGGATGGGTGGAGATGGAGATGATATGGAAATGTTCATGGAGGAGATGAGAGAAATCAGGAGAAAACTTAGGGAGCTGCAGTTGAGGAATTGTCTGCGTATCCTGATGGGGGAGCTCTCTAATCACCATGACCATCATGATGAATTTTGCCTTATGCCTTGA
- the BEX3 gene encoding protein BEX3 isoform X2 yields MEQPMQNGEEDRPLGGGEGHQPAGNNRRGQARRLAPNFRWAIPNRQVNDGMGGDGDDMEMFMEEMREIRRKLRELQLRNCLRILMGELSNHHDHHDEFCLMP; encoded by the coding sequence atggaGCAGCCCATGCAGAATGGAGAGGAAGACCGCCCTTTGGGAGGGGGCGAAGGCCACCAACCTGCAGGAAATAATAGACGGGGACAGGCTCGCCGACTTGCTCCTAATTTTCGATGGGCCATACCCAATAGGCAGGTCAATGATGGGATGGGTGGAGATGGAGATGATATGGAAATGTTCATGGAGGAGATGAGAGAAATCAGGAGAAAACTTAGGGAGCTGCAGTTGAGGAATTGTCTGCGTATCCTGATGGGGGAGCTCTCTAATCACCATGACCATCATGATGAATTTTGCCTTATGCCTTGA
- the TCEAL9 gene encoding transcription elongation factor A protein-like 9, translated as MVTLLPSSNCIQRGINQKKKKKGKGKKEERKGETHKMKSCQKIEGKPENESEPKLEEEPKPEEKPEVEEEPEEEEKTEGTFRERLIQSLQEFKEDIHNRHLSKEDMFREVSEIEEIRRVRNKLIVMRWKVNRNHPYPYLM; from the coding sequence ATGGTCACCTTGCTTCCTAGCAGTAATTGTATTCAGAGAggaataaatcaaaaaaaaaaaaaaaaaggaaaaggaaagaaggaagaaaggaagggagagactcACAAGATGAAATCCTGTcaaaaaattgaaggaaaaccagaaaatgaGAGTGAACCAAAGCTTGAGGAAGAGCCAAAGCCTGAGGAAAAGCCAGAGGTGGAAGAAgagccagaggaggaggaaaaaacgGAAGGAACTTTTAGAGAAAGACTGATTCAGTCTTTGCAGGaatttaaagaagatatacacaaCAGGCATTTAAGCAAGGAAGATATGTTTAGAGAAGTGAGTGAAATAGAGGAGATAAGGAGAGTAAGAAACAAACTTATAGTGATGCGTTGGAAGGTTAACCGAAACCATCCTTATCCCTATTTAATGTAG